In the genome of Actinobacillus genomosp. 1, the window TTCAAAATCAAACTTTCGGTGGCAATGCGACAAATGCGGTCACTATCGCACAAGCAAAATCATTGCATGATGACAGCCGTGTTGTGTTACAAGGCAAAATCCAACGCCAAGTGGACGGTGACGAATACATTTTTGCCGACAGTACCGGTAATATTAAAATCGAAATTGATGACCATGTATGGAAAGGTTTAGATGTAACACCGAATGATACTATTCGTATTCAAGGTAAATTGGATAAAGAAACTTTTGACTCGTCTATTGATGTTTATAGCGTAGAAAAAGTACAATAATTTTTATCTATTATCGTTTATACAAGCGGTCGAATTTTGCAAAATTTTAGCAAATTTAGACCGCTTGTTTGCTTTATCGGACACAAATATGCGTATTCTACTGATTGAAGATGACAAACTTATCGGTGACGGCTTAAAGCTGGGACTAACCAAACAAAATTTTGTCGTTGATTGGTTCCAAGACGGCAAACTAGGCTTTGAAGCCCTGTTCTCTACCGAATATGATGCGGTCGTGTTAGATCTCACTTTGCCTAAAATGGACGGCTTAGTTATTCTGAAAAATTGGCGTAAAGAAAATCTGGATATTCCGGTTTTAATCTTAACCGCAAGAGATACGTTAGACGAAAGAATATTGGGATTTAATTCCGGAGCGGACGATTATCTCTGTAAACCGTTTGCATTAATGGAAGTGGTCGTCCGTTTACAAGCCCTAATTCGCCGCCGTTATAAACAAAGTTCAAGCGAAATTACCATCGGTGATCTGACTATCGACAGCAGTACCCATAAAGTCACCCTTGCCGCTAAAGAGATCAACTTAACCTCGAAAGAATTTCAATTATTGTTACTGTTTGCCAGCAATAAAGATCGTGTACTGGCGCGTTCCGTTATTGAAGAAAAACTATATAGTTGGGATAACGATGTCAGCAGTAACGCACTGGAAGTTTATATCCATAATTTACGTAAAAAGCTCGGTAAAGAATGGATAAAAACCGTACACGGCATAGGTTATAAAATAGGAAATTCAGATGCTTAAACGCTTTGCTAACAATAGTTTACGTTTTAGGTTAATCGTTATTTTATCCGGCATTAGCTTGCTGATCTGGTTTACCGCAACGGCGATAGAATGGTTTAAATTTCGTGAAGAAATGAATAAGCAATTCGATACGCAACAAGTTTTATTTGCGGAAAAGCTTGCCTCTTCAAACATTATGCAAGGCTTTCATGAAATTCGCCCTCATCATCGTCGTAACGTCCATCATCAAAAACATATCAATGATGACGCTTTAGCATTTGCGGTCTTTACCGAGCGAGGCGATCCTATTTTTAATGACGGTCGAGACGGGCAATTTATTGAATTTGCCCCGCATCGAGGTTTCAAAAACATCCGTTTAATTGAACACGATGACGAAGAGGCCGAAGTCGATCAATGGCGTATTTTTTGGTTGAAACACCGCGATCTGTATATTGCGGTCGGGCAAGAAATTGATTATCGCAATGAAATCATCAATGATGTAATGGCATCCAAATTTTGGGGTGGTTTTATCGCACTACCGCTTCTGATTTTGGCTATTTGGTTTATTGTCACTAGAGAATTAGCGTCTTTGCGTTCATTACAAAAACAGGTGTTAAAGCGCAAACCGGATGAAACTACACCGATTCGAACGACGGATTTACCTAAAGAGATTCAACCGCTTGTACAAAGTTTGAATCGCTATTTTACACGTACGCAAACAATGTTAAGCCGAGAACGACGTTTTACCTCCGATGCGGCGCATGAATTACGCAGCCCGTTAGCCGGTTTACGTATTCAAACGGAAATTGCTCAAATGACGCTTGACGATCCCGATACGCATTTAACCGCCTTAAATAATTTAACCAACGGCATTGATCGTATTGCACAGCTGATAGAACAATTACTCACCCTCTCTCGTTTGGAAAATTTAGAACAGCTTGATGAGCTTGAACCGATTAATTGGCAGACATTAATTGAACAAAACGTCAGCCAACTTTATGCACAAGCGGAAAACAAGCGGTCGGAAATCAGCGTAGATTTGCAAAGCCTACCGCAAAACCAACAAGGGAAGCCTTTATTGCTGAATTTGATCTTGCGAAACCTAATTGATAATGCGATTAGCTATACGCCGGAAGGCAGTAAAATCAAGCTGACGCTGACCTCAAACGGTTTAACGATTGAAGACGACGGTTACGGAGTAAGCGATGAAGATTTGCATAAACTCGGACAGCCGTTTTATCGGCCGGTTGATCGCCCGGTTCAATCCGATAAAGATGAAAAAGGCAGCGGCTTAGGAATTTCGATTATTAAAAGGATTGTTGAATTACACGGTTTTTCGATGAAACTTAGCCGTAGCGAAATGGGCGGTTTAAAAGTAGAAATTCTTTTTTAATCATATCAAAGCGAAAAAGACGAAGTTTTCCACTTCGTCTTTTTTCTGAGTTATTGTGCAATAAGCGTATGAATTAAAGCGATCACCTGTTGAATTTGATTAGCGGATAATTTACCTTCAGCAACAAATTGGACTTTGCCGTTTTTATCCAATACGGCAATGAAACTATCTTTAGCCTTAAGTCCCCACGCATTTTTTACACTGCCCTGTTGATCCAACACCACTTGGCTATGCGGATTTTCTAATTTTCCGTCTTCTGCACTACTTTTTACAAAGGCACCGGTAGCGACAATCGCATCATCGGCATTAATAATTGAAGTCGTTTGGTATTTGCTGCGATCAAAATTTGCCGCCTTAATCGCATTAATTAACGCCTCATTCTTCTCTTTTGCCGAGCTTCTGCCGGCAAAATGATGTACTACACGAACTTTTCCCGCCAAGCCGTCACTTGTCCATACTTTATAAGTAACCGTTTTACCTTTTGCTAGCAGCTCGCCGTCCTTACTCACATTTACCGTAGGCAAAGCGGCATTAAGTTGAACTTGATGAGCAAAAGCCGAATTTGCAAAAAATAAGCCTAAAACGACCGCTAGTTGAGTAATTTTTGTCACAATTTCTCCTTGAAATGAATTGAATGATGAAAAATAAGGGTAAGATTGTGATCTTACGTTAAAAGTAACGCAATGGCATTAAATTTTCTTCTCGTTAAATAAACGATTTTATGCTATTTTAAGCACCAATTTTCCCATTCAAACGGGAATTTTATCTTTTCAACACTAACTTATTGATTTTAAGGAGCTTTTATGCAACAAGGCGGCGGATTAGAAATGATCGTAATTTTAGCGGTTTTCGGTCTTATTTTTTACTTTATGATTTATCGCCCACAAGCGAAACGCCAAAAACAACAACGTGATTTACTTTCTAACCTTGCAAAAGGTGACGAAGTATTAACAAACGGCGGCTTGATCGGTCGTATCACTAAAGTAAGTGCGGAAAACGAAAATATCGTGATCGCATTAAACGATACGACTGAAGTTGTAATTTCTCGTAACTATGTTGTTGCGGTATTACCAAAAGGTCAAATGAAAGCCCTTTCTTAATTTTCCTATCATTAGGGGACTAATTGTGTTAAATCGTTTCCCATTATGGAAGAACCTGATGATTATTATCATTGTACTCATCGGGGGCTTATACGCTCTTCCTAACCTATACGGCGAAGATCCATCGGTTCAAATTTCCGGAACTCGTGGTCAGCAAGCAACGAGCGAAACACTCGTTCAAGTACAGGGAACCTTGTCATCAATGAATATTACCCCAAAATCAGCCGTTCTCGAGAACGGCTCGATTTTAGTGCGTTTAGAAAATGATGAACAACAATTACCTGCCAAAGAAAAAATTTCCGAAGTATTAGGCGATAAATTTTCTGTTGCGTTAAACCTTGCGCCGGCAACACCTGCATGGCTAACCGATATCGGCGGCAGCCCGATGAAACGAGGTTTGGACTTACGCGGCGGTGTTCGCTTCCTGATGGAAGTGGATATGAATACGGCATTAGCCAAACAGCAAGAAAATCTACAAGACAGCCTACGTACGGAACTTCGTAAAGAAAAACTCCAATATAAAGCGGTTAAAAAAGGCGAAAATTTTGCAACGGTAATTGAATTCGCCGACAGTGAAACCGCCGATAAAGCGATACGCTATATCCGTCGTGTTCATACTTCTCTTGAAGCCGCATCGATTAGCCCGACTGAGGTTTCATTCAGCCCGTCGGAAAGCGGACTTGCCACCTCACGCGATACGGCGATTGAACAAAACTTATCCATCTTACGTAAGCGTGTGGAAGAACTCGGCGTATCGGAGCCGACTATCCAGCGTCAAGGTGCGGATCGTATCGTGGTTGAATTACCGGGTGTGCAAGACACCGCTCGTGCCAAAGAACTTCTCGGTGCAACGGCAACGCTTGAATTCCGTTTAGTAAATGCGGAAGCCAGCCCGGAATCTGCAGCCAGAGGTATTGTACCGGCGGATTCCGAAATTCAATATACGCGTGACGGAAACCCCGTCGTGCTACGTCGTAAACCGTCTTTAGGCGGTGAGCATATTATTGATGCGACCTCCGGTAAAGACGAACGAGGCTTACCGCAAGTAAGCATCAATCTTGATGCGGAAGGCGGTACGATGATGGCGGATATTACCAAAAGTGCGGTAGGCAAACCGATGGCGACGCTTTACAGCGAATTTAAAGATTCCGGCCGTAAAGACGCTAACGGTAAAGTGATTTTAGAAAAACACGAAGAAGTGATTAACGTCGCAACCATCAACTCACGCCTTGGCAGCCAATTCCAAATTACCGGTATCGATTCGCCGGCAGAAGCGCAAAACCTTGCGGTTCTGTTACGTTCGGGTGCATTAATTGCGCCAATTGTGATTGTAGAAGAACGTACTATCGGTGCTTCGTTAGGTGCGGATAACGTTGCTAAAGGGATGGAAGCGGGCATGTACGGTTTAGTTCTAACCATCGCATTCTGTTTAATTTACTACAAAATGTTCGGAATGTTTGCGGCAGCGGCTCTGACGGTAAATATGGTGCTGACCATCGGTTTAATGTCATTAATCGGTGCAACGCTGACGATGCCGGGGATCGCCGGTATCGTACTTGCGGTAGGTATGTCGGTGGATGCCAACGTATTGATTTACGAACGTATTAAAGAAGAGTTACGTAACGGTCGTTCGGTACAACAAGCTATCCACGAAGGTTATAACGGTGCGTTTACCTCAATCTTCGACTCGAACTTAACGACGGTATTAACCTCTTTAGTATTATACGCAGTAGGTACGGGGCCGGTAAAAGGCTTTGCAATCACGCTTGCACTTGGGGTAATGATTTCAATGTTTACCGCAATTACCGGTACTCGTATGCTCGTAAACTGGGTATACGGCGGCAATAAACGTGTGAAAAAACTTTGGATTTAAGGTGAAATAAATGGCAACTATGCAAAAAGAAAAAGATGCGTCGGAAATCAAGCTGCCGTATAAGCTCATTCCATTTATGAAATATCGTTATGTCGGTTTCGTATTTTCATTAATCGTAAGCGCATTATGTATTTTCTCTATCGTGACCAAAGGCTTTAACTGGGGATTGGATTTTACCGGCGGTACGGTAATTGAAACCACCTTCTCACAACCTGCCGATTTAGGCAAGGTACGCGGTTTATTGGAACAAAACGGTTATGGTAATGCGTTAGTGCAAACAACCGGCAGCCAAAAAGAGTTGATGATTCGTTTACCGGCATCTGCCGGCGATATGTCGTTAGGCAATAAAATTATGGATATGGTCCATAAGGATCTTGATGCCGGAGCAACGATTAAAAGCGTTGAGTTCGTCGGACCGAACGTTGGGGAAGAACTGACTCAAGGTGCGATTTGGGCAACCCTCGCCACGCTTGGAATGTTGTTACTTTATGTCGGTACTCGTTTTGAAATTCGTTTGGCAATAGGCGGGGTTCTGGCATTATTCCACGATGTATTGGTAACCGTCGGTATTTTCTCATTCTTACAGATTGAAATTGACCTGACTTTCGTCGCGGCAATTCTTTCCGTAGTCGGTTATTCGTTAAACGACTCTATCGTGGTATTTGACCGTGTACGTGAGAACTTCAGTAAAATTCGTCGAGTAACCTCCCAAGAAGTAATTGATATTTCGTTAAGTCAAACACTTTCAAGAACTTTAATGACCTCGGTAACCACTTTATTTGTTGTCGCAGCGTTATTCTGGTTCGGCGGCCCGACAATTCACAGCTTCTCGCTTGCCTTGTTAATCGGTATCGGTTTCGGTACTTATTCATCGATTTATATTGCGATCGGTGTGGCATTACAACTGGGCTTAAATCGTGAACATATGGTTAAACCGGTAGTGGAAAAAGAAGGTGCCGATCAACAAGCGTTTATTGATCATTAATAGATAGTTTTTTATTAAATTATCGTATATAATCAATACAATATATCAAAGGGGTGGAAGTTTTTCCGCCCCTTTGTCGTATCCGGATTTCGTAATGAAATTAGCTCTCATTATTTAACAAATTTTTAATATTGAATTAGAGGTAAAACATGTTACAGCAAAAGATCATTGATCAACTCAATGAACAAATTAACCTGGAGTTCTACTCTTCAAATGTTTATTTACAGATGTCGGCATGGTGTTCAAAAAACGGTTTTGCCGGTGCGGCAAAATTCTTGCTTCGCCATGCGGACGAAGAATTAGAGCATATGCAAAAATTATTCGACTATGTGAGTGAAACCGGCGGTTTACCGTTACTCGGTAAAATCGATGCACCTCGTAAAGAATACGCTTCGTTAAAAGAATTATTTGACGAAGTGCTAGCGCATGAAAAACACGTCACGGCAAAAATTAATGAATTAGTAGAAGTAACATTTGCCGCAAAAGATTATTCAACCTTTAACTTCTTACAATGGTACGTAGCGGAACAGCACGAAGAAGAGAAATTATTCGGTGAGATTTTAGATAAATTCGCAGTGGCGGGCGAAGGCAATAAATCACTCTACTTCATCGATAAAGACTTAGAAACCTTAGATCACGAACAAGGAGAAGCATAATGTTATCACCGGCAATCATCAAACAATTAAACGACCAATTAAACTTAGAATTTTATTCTTCAAACGTTTATCTACAAATGTCGGCATGGGCGGATAATAACGGCTTCCCGGGTGCGGCGAAATTCTTAAAAGCGCACGCTACCGAAGAAATGGAACATATGCGCCGCTTATTCACTTATTTAAACGAAACCGGTTCATTAGCGGAAATTTATGCGATTGAAGCACCGAAAGCCGAATATGATTCGTTAAAATCTTTATTTGAAATCGTATTGGAACACGAAAAACACGTCACCGCTTCAATCAATAAATTAGTGGAAGTGACTTTCGACGCTAAAGATTATTCATCATTTAACTTCTTACAATGGTATGTTGCCGAACAGCACGAAGAAGAATTCTTATTTAATTCGATTTTAAATAAATTCAAACTGTTAGGTGAAGACGGCAAAGCGTTGTACTACATCGATAAAGATTTGGAACAACTTGCAGCAACGCACTAATCTAGCCTTTACAAGCGGTCAAATTTCCCTAAAATTTTGCAACTTATGACCACAGAATACACGGACTTCACAAAAATTGTTTTAGTGAAGTCCGTTCTTTTTAAGAAAGATTTGCAAATCTTAAAGAAAATCAGACCGCTTATTTATTGTATTTTATGCAAACGTTTGCTTATCAGGTCTGACTTCGGTAAAATTCTCCCCTTAAAATTTTATTCTATCTATTTGAGGTTCTCATTTTATGTCTTTGTTTCAATTTGAAGAACGTGGTACAAACACCCGCCAAGAAATTATTGCGGGCTTAACCACATTCTTAGCTATGGTGTACTCGGTAATTGTTGTGCCGGGTATGTTAAGCCAAGCAGGTTTTCCAGCTGAATCAGTATTTATCGCAACCTGTTTAGTGTCGGGTTTAGGTTCAATTTTAATCGGCTTATGGGCAAATGCACCAATGGCGATCGGCTGTGCGATTTCTTTAACCGCATTTACCGCATTCAGTTTAGTGCTTGGTCAAGGTATCTCGATTCCGGTGGCACTTGGTGCAATTTTCTTAATGGGGGTATTATTCACACTCATTTCGGTAACCGGCATCCGTGCGTGGATTTTACGTAACCTGCCGGCAAGCATTGCACACGGAGCAGGTATCGGTATCGGTTTATTTTTACTGTTAATCGCAGCGAACGGCGTGGGCTTAGTGGTTGGCAATCAAGCCGGTTTACCGGTAAAAATGGGCGATTTCACCTCATTCCCGGTCATTATGGCGTTACTTGGCTTAGCGGCGATTATCGGCTTAGAGCGTTTAAAAGTGAAAGGCAGCATTTTATGGGTAATTATTGCGATCACCATCATCGGTTTAGTGTTTGATCCGAACGTAAAATATGCCGGTTTCTTCAAAATGCCTAGCTTCGGAGAAAATTCTCAATTCTTAAATCTTGATGTAATGGGTGCATTAAATACTGCAATTTTACCTGTCGTATTTGCATTAGTGATGACTGCTATCTTTGATGCAACCGGTACGATTCGTGCGGTAGCGGGTCAAGCGAATTTATTAGATAAAGACGGTCAAATTATTAACGGCGATAAAGCCTTAACCTCTGACTCATTAGGCTCCGTGCTTTCAGGTTTATTCGGTACGGCACCGGCAGCGGTTTATATTGAATCGGCGGCAGGTACAGCGGTTGGCGGTAAAACCGGTTTAACCGCAGTCGTTGTCGGTATCGGTTTCTTATTAATGTTATTTTTCCAACCGCTTGCGTTCTTAGTACCGGGTTATGCGACAGCTCCGGCATTAATGTACGTCGGTTTATTAATGTTAAGTAACGTTTCAAAATTAGATTTCGATGATTTCGTCGGCGCAATGTCAGGCTTAGTATGTGCGGTATTTATCGTATTAACCGCTAATATCGTAACCGGTATTATGCTTGGTTTTGCCGCATTAGTGATCGGTCGTATCATTTCGGGTGAATTCAAAAAACTCAACGTCGGTACGGTAATCATTGCGATTGCGTTAGTAGCTTTCTACGCATTTGAATTAGCAATCTAATCTCAAAAAAAGACCGCTTGTAAGCCTATAACGTGGCAAACAAGCGGTCTAATCTTTTAAAAAATTTGCAAATCAAATTGCTTTAATAATTCGGCAGTTTCAAATACCGGTAGCCCCATCACACCGGTAAAGCTTCCCGATAACCGCTCGACAAATACCCCGCCAAACTGCTGAATACCGTAAGCACCGGCTTTATCCATCGGCTCACCCGTCGCAATATAAGCGTAAATTTCAGCATCGGTTAATCTTCTAAAACTCACTTCACTGGTATGCAGACATTCCACTTGCTTGCCTCGATAACTAATACAAACGGCAGTAAATACTTGGTGCGTCCTGCCCGATAACATTTTTAGCATTGCAAAAGCGTCTTGTTCGTCTTTCGGTTTACCGAGAATTTTGCCGTCAATCGAAACAGTGGTATCAGCCGTCAGTATCGGGTGTTCTGCAAGATTTTCTGCAATTCTGACCGCTTGTGCCGCTTGGTTCTTCTGTTTAGCAATTCGTAGGCAATACTCATCTGCTTTTTCATTTACTTGCGGCGATTCATCAATTTCACTTGATAAACGAAGTAAATCCAAGCCTAAATTTTTTAACAATTCCCATCGGCGCGGGCTGTTTGAAGCAAGGTAAATTTGTTTATTACTCATTCGCGTCTATTCTCTTTTCTCATTTCTTACAGAACTTTTAGTTATATAAAATAGGTATTTATAGCGATAAAACGGTTAAAAATACTTTGCAGATCTATTAAATCAACCGTTATCATTAAGTTAAATAGATTACTCTTTATAAGGAAAGCATATATATGTCAAAATTTCAAATTCATACGATTGAAACCGCACCGGAAGCGTCACAAGAAGCATTAAAAGCGGTAAAACAAGCAAACGGCTTTATTCCAAACCTAATCGGCGTATTAGCGAATGCACCGACCGCATTAGAAACTTACCGTACCGTCAGCGGTATTAACGGTCGCAA includes:
- a CDS encoding YgiW/YdeI family stress tolerance OB fold protein; protein product: MKKILVLTTLATATLLAACSTKNETVQNQTFGGNATNAVTIAQAKSLHDDSRVVLQGKIQRQVDGDEYIFADSTGNIKIEIDDHVWKGLDVTPNDTIRIQGKLDKETFDSSIDVYSVEKVQ
- a CDS encoding response regulator, whose translation is MRILLIEDDKLIGDGLKLGLTKQNFVVDWFQDGKLGFEALFSTEYDAVVLDLTLPKMDGLVILKNWRKENLDIPVLILTARDTLDERILGFNSGADDYLCKPFALMEVVVRLQALIRRRYKQSSSEITIGDLTIDSSTHKVTLAAKEINLTSKEFQLLLLFASNKDRVLARSVIEEKLYSWDNDVSSNALEVYIHNLRKKLGKEWIKTVHGIGYKIGNSDA
- a CDS encoding ATP-binding protein; amino-acid sequence: MLKRFANNSLRFRLIVILSGISLLIWFTATAIEWFKFREEMNKQFDTQQVLFAEKLASSNIMQGFHEIRPHHRRNVHHQKHINDDALAFAVFTERGDPIFNDGRDGQFIEFAPHRGFKNIRLIEHDDEEAEVDQWRIFWLKHRDLYIAVGQEIDYRNEIINDVMASKFWGGFIALPLLILAIWFIVTRELASLRSLQKQVLKRKPDETTPIRTTDLPKEIQPLVQSLNRYFTRTQTMLSRERRFTSDAAHELRSPLAGLRIQTEIAQMTLDDPDTHLTALNNLTNGIDRIAQLIEQLLTLSRLENLEQLDELEPINWQTLIEQNVSQLYAQAENKRSEISVDLQSLPQNQQGKPLLLNLILRNLIDNAISYTPEGSKIKLTLTSNGLTIEDDGYGVSDEDLHKLGQPFYRPVDRPVQSDKDEKGSGLGISIIKRIVELHGFSMKLSRSEMGGLKVEILF
- a CDS encoding YtfJ family protein yields the protein MTKITQLAVVLGLFFANSAFAHQVQLNAALPTVNVSKDGELLAKGKTVTYKVWTSDGLAGKVRVVHHFAGRSSAKEKNEALINAIKAANFDRSKYQTTSIINADDAIVATGAFVKSSAEDGKLENPHSQVVLDQQGSVKNAWGLKAKDSFIAVLDKNGKVQFVAEGKLSANQIQQVIALIHTLIAQ
- the yajC gene encoding preprotein translocase subunit YajC; translated protein: MQQGGGLEMIVILAVFGLIFYFMIYRPQAKRQKQQRDLLSNLAKGDEVLTNGGLIGRITKVSAENENIVIALNDTTEVVISRNYVVAVLPKGQMKALS
- the secD gene encoding protein translocase subunit SecD, with protein sequence MLNRFPLWKNLMIIIIVLIGGLYALPNLYGEDPSVQISGTRGQQATSETLVQVQGTLSSMNITPKSAVLENGSILVRLENDEQQLPAKEKISEVLGDKFSVALNLAPATPAWLTDIGGSPMKRGLDLRGGVRFLMEVDMNTALAKQQENLQDSLRTELRKEKLQYKAVKKGENFATVIEFADSETADKAIRYIRRVHTSLEAASISPTEVSFSPSESGLATSRDTAIEQNLSILRKRVEELGVSEPTIQRQGADRIVVELPGVQDTARAKELLGATATLEFRLVNAEASPESAARGIVPADSEIQYTRDGNPVVLRRKPSLGGEHIIDATSGKDERGLPQVSINLDAEGGTMMADITKSAVGKPMATLYSEFKDSGRKDANGKVILEKHEEVINVATINSRLGSQFQITGIDSPAEAQNLAVLLRSGALIAPIVIVEERTIGASLGADNVAKGMEAGMYGLVLTIAFCLIYYKMFGMFAAAALTVNMVLTIGLMSLIGATLTMPGIAGIVLAVGMSVDANVLIYERIKEELRNGRSVQQAIHEGYNGAFTSIFDSNLTTVLTSLVLYAVGTGPVKGFAITLALGVMISMFTAITGTRMLVNWVYGGNKRVKKLWI
- the secF gene encoding protein translocase subunit SecF codes for the protein MATMQKEKDASEIKLPYKLIPFMKYRYVGFVFSLIVSALCIFSIVTKGFNWGLDFTGGTVIETTFSQPADLGKVRGLLEQNGYGNALVQTTGSQKELMIRLPASAGDMSLGNKIMDMVHKDLDAGATIKSVEFVGPNVGEELTQGAIWATLATLGMLLLYVGTRFEIRLAIGGVLALFHDVLVTVGIFSFLQIEIDLTFVAAILSVVGYSLNDSIVVFDRVRENFSKIRRVTSQEVIDISLSQTLSRTLMTSVTTLFVVAALFWFGGPTIHSFSLALLIGIGFGTYSSIYIAIGVALQLGLNREHMVKPVVEKEGADQQAFIDH
- the ftnA gene encoding non-heme ferritin, with the protein product MLQQKIIDQLNEQINLEFYSSNVYLQMSAWCSKNGFAGAAKFLLRHADEELEHMQKLFDYVSETGGLPLLGKIDAPRKEYASLKELFDEVLAHEKHVTAKINELVEVTFAAKDYSTFNFLQWYVAEQHEEEKLFGEILDKFAVAGEGNKSLYFIDKDLETLDHEQGEA
- the ftnA gene encoding non-heme ferritin encodes the protein MLSPAIIKQLNDQLNLEFYSSNVYLQMSAWADNNGFPGAAKFLKAHATEEMEHMRRLFTYLNETGSLAEIYAIEAPKAEYDSLKSLFEIVLEHEKHVTASINKLVEVTFDAKDYSSFNFLQWYVAEQHEEEFLFNSILNKFKLLGEDGKALYYIDKDLEQLAATH
- a CDS encoding NCS2 family permease → MSLFQFEERGTNTRQEIIAGLTTFLAMVYSVIVVPGMLSQAGFPAESVFIATCLVSGLGSILIGLWANAPMAIGCAISLTAFTAFSLVLGQGISIPVALGAIFLMGVLFTLISVTGIRAWILRNLPASIAHGAGIGIGLFLLLIAANGVGLVVGNQAGLPVKMGDFTSFPVIMALLGLAAIIGLERLKVKGSILWVIIAITIIGLVFDPNVKYAGFFKMPSFGENSQFLNLDVMGALNTAILPVVFALVMTAIFDATGTIRAVAGQANLLDKDGQIINGDKALTSDSLGSVLSGLFGTAPAAVYIESAAGTAVGGKTGLTAVVVGIGFLLMLFFQPLAFLVPGYATAPALMYVGLLMLSNVSKLDFDDFVGAMSGLVCAVFIVLTANIVTGIMLGFAALVIGRIISGEFKKLNVGTVIIAIALVAFYAFELAI
- a CDS encoding Maf family protein, producing MSNKQIYLASNSPRRWELLKNLGLDLLRLSSEIDESPQVNEKADEYCLRIAKQKNQAAQAVRIAENLAEHPILTADTTVSIDGKILGKPKDEQDAFAMLKMLSGRTHQVFTAVCISYRGKQVECLHTSEVSFRRLTDAEIYAYIATGEPMDKAGAYGIQQFGGVFVERLSGSFTGVMGLPVFETAELLKQFDLQIF